The following coding sequences are from one Schizosaccharomyces osmophilus chromosome 1, complete sequence window:
- a CDS encoding phthalate transporter has translation MSNEEADNHLTYTYGRRSSESSDTEKDKKGVHTFTLKSGESEKDTNGEKAKPDDLGPPLPQRTLYSLFFGPRTKIPNDAIATQYSVYDDPNVREAYYPIDTYENIHRFDPFFRWSWGEEKWLVRKMDLFIMLWTCIMFFALELDRANIKQALSDTLLGDLGMTTNDYNNGMIVFYCSFLLAELPSQLISKRVGPDRWIPTQITLWSIVTIFQFFLKNKASFYVTRALLGILEGGFIPDVVLYLSYYYTGSELNLRFSFFWISNSLADIFAAFSAVGILKLGGHHGYAGWRYLFLIQGIITLCIGVLSYGMMPSGPTATASWFRGKKGWFSERQEKIIVNRALRNDPSKGTMHNRQALTPKLFWKALCDYHLWPLYAIGICFNIPYLPPNSYLTLSLKSLGFSTVKTNLLVLPSIFLTIINLLGITFFSELIGEKSIVCMGPQFYVLPLLIALYVLPGSTSKWVLYVLSTLIVGTPYAHALQVGWNSQNSNSVRTRTVSASLYNVSVQIGSIVSSMIYRADDAPRYRRGNRDLIGITCLNVVIYLFTKFFYVYINKKRDKVWNDMTEEEKKYYVENTTDEGNKRLDFRFVH, from the coding sequence ATGAGCAACGAGGAAGCAGACAATCATCTTACCTATACATACGGAAGGCGTAGTTCAGAGTCCTCTGACACGgagaaagacaaaaaaggaGTACATACCTTTACTCTCAAGTCTGGGGAAAGCGAAAAGGATACCAATGGTGAAAAAGCTAAACCCGATGACTTGGGACCACCTCTTCCTCAAAGGACTTTATACTCTTTGTTCTTTGGACCAAGGACAAAAATACCCAACGATGCGATAGCCACTCAGTATTCCGTGTACGATGATCCCAATGTACGAGAAGCGTATTACCCTATTGATACCTATGAAAATATACATAGATTCGACCCATTTTTTCGATGGAGCTGgggagaagaaaaatggcTTGTTagaaaaatggatttgtttattatgcTCTGGACATGTATTATGTTTTTCGCACTTGAGCTGGATCGTGCCAATATCAAACAAGCGCTGAGTGATACCCTTTTGGGTGATTTAGGCATGACCACAAATGATTATAATAACGGaatgattgttttttattgttcCTTTTTACTTGCAGAATTGCCATCACAACTCATTAGTAAACGTGTTGGTCCTGATCGCTGGATCCCCACTCAAATCACGCTTTGGAGTATTGTGACaatatttcaatttttcttaaaaaataaagcttCCTTTTATGTGACCCGAGCCTTGCTTGGTATTTTAGAAGGAGGATTCATTCCGGATGttgttttgtatttgtcTTATTACTACACAGGTTCTGAGTTGAACCTTcgcttttccttcttttggatttccaaTTCCCTTGCTGATATTTTCGCTGCTTTTTCTGCCGTCGGCATTCTCAAACTAGGTGGTCACCATGGGTATGCTGGTTGGCGCTACCTCTTTTTGATTCAAGGTATTATTACCCTGTGTATTGGTGTATTGTCCTACGGTATGATGCCTTCTGGACCCACTGCCACTGCCTCTTGGTTCCGCGGGAAAAAAGGTTGGTTTAGTGAACGACAAGAGAAAATCATTGTCAATCGAGCATTACGAAACGATCCTTCGAAAGGTACTATGCACAATAGACAAGCATTAACTCCCAAGCTTTTCTGGAAAGCCCTCTGCGATTACCATTTGTGGCCTCTGTATGCAATTGGAATTTGCTTCAATATTCCATATCTTCCACCAAACTCCTATTTAACATTAAGCTTGAAAAGCCTTGGATTCTCAACTGTCAAAACCAATTTACTCGTCCTTCCCTCCATATTTCTAACCATCATCAATTTGTTGGGAATTACCTTTTTTAGTGAATTGATTGGAGAGAAATCAATTGTTTGCATGGGTCCTCAGTTTTATGTACTACCTTTGCTGATCGCTTTGTATGTCTTACCAGGGTCTACCAGCAAGTGGGTATTGTATGTACTCTCTACTTTAATTGTTGGTACACCATATGCGCATGCCTTGCAGGTGGGATGGAATTctcaaaattcaaattctgTTCGTACCCGAACCGTGTCTGCTTCACTGTATAACGTTTCAGTTCAAATCGGTAGCATTGTGTCTTCCATGATTTATCGGGCAGATGATGCCCCTCGCTACAGACGAGGAAACCGCGATCTCATTGGCATTACTTGCCTTAACgttgttatttatttatttacaaaattctTCTATGTCtacataaacaaaaagagagacAAAGTATGGAACGACATGACGGAGGaggagaaaaaatattatgtGGAGAATACTACAGACgaaggaaacaaaagattggATTTCCGGTTTGTGCACTAA